The Thunnus thynnus chromosome 2, fThuThy2.1, whole genome shotgun sequence genome includes a region encoding these proteins:
- the utp15 gene encoding U3 small nucleolar RNA-associated protein 15 homolog, with protein MASFKPTKIQVYPKLGEKVTQDTLYWKNYKAPVQIKEFGAITNIDFSPVAPHNFAVTAFTRIHIYGPFSQEPVKTFTRFKDTAYCGRFRSDGQLLVAGCEDAVVRLFDVSGKVALRMFKGHTKAVHVTDFTSDRYQILTGSDDYTCRLWDIPNSTELNTYQEHTDYIRCGVTSKLNRDLFITGSYDHTVKVFDARVDKSVMTMDHGQPVESLLLYPSEGLLVSAGGRYVKVWDVLKGGQPLVSLKNHHKTVTSLCLSSNGQRLLSASLDRHVKVYNTTNYKVVHNFDYAASILSLALAPDDESIVVGMTNSILSIKHRKSPEESKEVSGQQRRRPSYRVFVKGKNYVPKQDDYLVSKPVKQHLAKYDKQLKKFNVSKALDTALETWTRLKKPEITVAVMKELDRRGTLKNALAGRDEKGLSQLLSFLIGNLVDPRFAPVLVTAAEMILDIYHSVIGQSAVVDRQLLRLQELLEREIDYQQDLLEVLGMLDTMFASSLPRKEVPCSGISRPNGQAEGVESTSRPQLQAS; from the exons ATGGCCTCATTCAAACCCACAAAAATTCAGGTTTATCCTAAACTTGGAGAGAAAGTCACACAAGACACACTGTACTGGAAAAACTACAAG GCTCCAGTCCAGATAAAAGAATTTGGAGCAATCACAAACATAGACTTCTCCCCAGTGGCTCCACATAACTTTGCTGTGACGGCGTTTACAAGA ATCCACATTTATGGGCCGTTCTCCCAGGAGCCAGTGAAGACATTTACACGGTTTAAGGACACAGCATACTGTGGCAGGTTCCGTTCAGACGGTCAGTTGCTTGTGGCGGGATGTGAGGACGCGGTGGTACGGCTGTTCGATGTCAGCGGCAAGGTGGCGCTCAGGATGTTCAAAGGACACACAAA GGCTGTGCACGTGACAGACTTCACCTCGGACCGTTACCAGATCCTCACAGGGTCAGACGACTACACCTGTCGACTTTGGGACATCCCAAATTCCACCGAGCTCAACACCTACCAAGAACACACAGATTACATTCGCTGCGGTGTCACAAGCAAACTCAACAGAGATCTCTTTATTACTG GATCATATGACCACACAGTGAAAGTGTTTGATGCCAGAGTCGATAAGAGTGTGATGACCATGGACCACGGCCAGCCAGTGGAGAGTCTGCTTCTCTATCCCTCTGAAGGACTCCTCGTCTCTGCAG GTGGACGATATGTCAAAGTGTGGGATGTGCTAAAAGGAGGTCAGCCTCTGGTGTCACTGAAAAACCATCACAAAACCGTCacctctttgtgtctcagcAGCAATGGACAGAGGCTGCTGTCAGCTTCTTTGGACAG gcATGTGAAGGTGTACAACACAACCAACTATAAAGTGGTCCACAACTTTGACTACGCTGCCTCGATTCTCAGTCTGGCTTTGGCT CCGGATGATGAGTCCATCGTTGTGGGTATGACCAACAGTATTCTGAGTATCAAACACAGGAAAAGCCCTGAAGAGTCAAAGGAAGTCTCTGGCCAACAAAGGCGGCGACCGTCATATCGCGTTTTTGTGAAAGGGAAGAACTACGTCCCTAAACAG GATGATTATCTTGTCAGCAAGCCAGTGAAACAACATTTGGCTAAATATGACAAGCAGCTAAAGAAATTCAATGTATCCAAGGCTTTGGATACAGCTCTGGAG acaTGGACAAGACTGAAAAAGCCAGAGATCACAGTCGCTGTCATGAAGGAGCTGGATCGAAGAGGAACACTGAAGAACGCTCTGGCAGGAAGAGATGAAAAGGGACTCTCTCAGTTGCTCAGCTTCCTCATAGG GAACTTGGTCGACCCCAGGTTTGCTCCTGTCCTCGTAACTGCAGCTGAAATGATCCTGGACATCTATCATTCAGTAATCGGCCAGTCAGCAGTCGTGGACCGTCAGCTGTTGCGTCttcaggagctgctggagaGAGAGATTGACTACCAGCAGGACCTCCTGGAGGTGCTGGGCATGTTGGACACAATGTTTGCCTCTTCCCTCCCGAGGAAGGAGGTGCCATGCTCTGGCATTAGCAGACCTAATGGCCAGGCTGAAGGCGTAGAAAGCACCTCAAGACCACAGCTCCAGGCCTCCTGA